GAACCTGCCGTACCGGGCGCTTTGCCCGGGTCTCGTCGGCCTTCCCGCACCACGGCGAGGAGCGGTGCCTGCGGGGATGGCGGGGCTCCGGCACCATCTTTTTCTCGTGGTGCAACCTGCGCTGCGTTTTCTGCCAGAACTCCGACATCAGCCAGGTCGGCGAAGGTACCGAGGTGACCGCCGAGGAGCTGGCCGCCCTCATGGTGCACCTGCAGGAGCTGGGCTGCCACAACATCAATCTGGTCACTCCCGAGCACGTCGTGCCTCAGGTGCTGGAGGCCTTGGTCATCGCCGTGCGCAACGGCCTGCGCCTCCCGCTCGTCTACAATACGTCCGCCTATGACTCGATGGAAAGCCTTGCGCTGCTCGACGGCGTCATCGATATCTACATGCCCGACTTCAAGGTGTGGGATCCCGGTGTCGCCCGCCGCCTGCTCAAGGCGCCCGACTACCCGGAGGTGGCCCGGCGCACCATCAAGGAAATGCATCGCCAGGTTGGCCCCCTCGCCATCGACCGGGATGGCCTCGCCCGCCGGGGCGTGCTGCTTCGCCACCTGGTGATGCCCCACGGCCTGGCTGGCACCGCTGAGATCATGCGGTGGGTCGCCCGGGAGCTTTCGCCGGACACCTACGTGAACATCATGGCCCAGTACCACCCGGCCGGCCGTGTGCTCGCCGAGCCGATGAGCTTCCCCCAACTCACCCGGCGCATCACCCGGTCCGAGTACGAGGCGGCTCTAGCCGCCTCCCGTCAGGCGGGGCTGTGGCGCCTGGACAAAGGGCCCTGACGCCACGGGCGGCTCTCTGGACGTGCCGTAGCCATTCCCGAGCGGAACGCGCTGTCCACAGCCGGGCGGCGAAGTCAGCCCACCGGTTCC
The nucleotide sequence above comes from Bacillota bacterium. Encoded proteins:
- a CDS encoding radical SAM protein → MGSAAQSWQPAYLALYESGELERRAGRAVAALESCRLCPRNCGANRLADQRRTCRTGRFARVSSAFPHHGEERCLRGWRGSGTIFFSWCNLRCVFCQNSDISQVGEGTEVTAEELAALMVHLQELGCHNINLVTPEHVVPQVLEALVIAVRNGLRLPLVYNTSAYDSMESLALLDGVIDIYMPDFKVWDPGVARRLLKAPDYPEVARRTIKEMHRQVGPLAIDRDGLARRGVLLRHLVMPHGLAGTAEIMRWVARELSPDTYVNIMAQYHPAGRVLAEPMSFPQLTRRITRSEYEAALAASRQAGLWRLDKGP